In Candidatus Paceibacterota bacterium, a genomic segment contains:
- a CDS encoding SHOCT domain-containing protein: MMGYYFGDGFYGGGMGFLGGFMMIIFWVAIFFLIVWAVKEVSGKNNGGSSSGSKKALDILKERYAKGEIDKAEFEARRKDLE, encoded by the coding sequence ATGATGGGATATTATTTTGGCGATGGGTTTTATGGCGGAGGTATGGGATTTCTCGGGGGTTTTATGATGATTATTTTCTGGGTGGCGATATTTTTTTTGATTGTCTGGGCGGTCAAGGAAGTTTCAGGCAAGAATAACGGCGGTAGTTCAAGTGGCAGTAAAAAGGCGCTTGATATTCTCAAAGAGCGTTATGCCAAGGGTGAGATCGACAAGGCGGAATTCGAGGCCAGGAGGAAAGATTTGGAGTAA